The DNA sequence GCACGGGTGATGTCGGCCGCCATGAGACCGCCGGGCGCACGGAGCAGGAACTCATCCACCGTGCCGTCGGCCAGCGGATGTGTCTGCAGGCTCAGGATGTCCACTCGCCGGCCGGCGAGGGCCGTGCACAGCACGGCCAGCGACCCCGGTTCGTCCTGCACCGTCGTCCGCATCCGCCAGAGGCCGCCTTCATCGGTCACCCTCGCGGACGTCTCCGGCGACGGTTCCGACGGCCCGGCCTGCGCGCCAGGGCGCGGCCGGGCACCGGTATCGCCCGTCGGAGGCGCGTGACCGTGGCGGCGTGACCACCATGAGTGGAACCCCGCCGTGAAGAGTTCGGCGACCTGGACGACGTTCCTCCGCCAGGGGTGGGCGGAACGTCCGGATTTCGCACGCGTCACATCAGATATGTCTCGACTCATGCACCCACTGTGAAGGAACGGTGTTGCGTGATCACGAACGCTTTGTGACCGGGCGGTAAAGAACCTTTTTGTATTGTTTTTTACTTTTCTTGTCGAGTCAGGCGGCCGTCAACGCGCTGCGCAGTCGCCGAGCCTGGGCCACGAGCCGGGACGAGCCACGGCGATCCGCTGTCCGCGCCAGATGCGGCAGTTCCCCGCGTGCCCCCGTTCGCTCGGCGCACTCCGCAGCAACGGCCACGAGATCCGCGAGTCCTCGTGGGGGCGCGGTTGCCCCCGTGGCAGGCGCCCCACCGGTCCCTCCACTGGCTCTCCCCCCGGTCGCTCCGTCGGTCGCGAGGTCCGCGAGCAGGACGGGCAGAGTGTGCCGGAGCATCCCCCAGATGGTGGCGTTCGCCCCCGTGGCCGCCGCCGTGCGCACCGACTCCACGAGCCGCGACGGCTTCACGGCCCCGCGTCGCATCAACTGCCCCAGATCCGCGCCCATCCGGGCCCCGTCGAGCTGCCCGCGCGCCGCCAGCACCAGCAGTGCGTCCACGGCGGCGAGCCGGTCCTCCGGGTGCCGCGCACCGAGCCCGTACGCGACGGCCAGGTGCACCGCGTCACCGGCCTCGCCGCCCGATTCGGCCAGCCGCGGCAGGACCTCCGCGTCGCCTCGGGCGTCGTCGACGGCGACCGACGACATCTCGCGCAGCATTCTGACCGCCACGAGTTCGCGCTGCTCCGGCAGCAGGGCCAGCCAGTGCCGGCGCATGCCGTCGCCCCAGTGCCAGCAGTGCCGGCGATCCTGGACGAAGCTCACCGGCCGTCCCAACGGACGGAACTCGGCCGGCAAGTCGCCCTGCAGCTCGGCGATCTCCCCGGATTCGACGAGTATCCGGTCCCCTGACGTCTGCCGCCGGAACGCCGGCGCGGCCGGAGCCCCGGCTGTCAGCCACCCGGCGAGACGCGTCCCTTCCGCCGTGCCCAGCGCCGCCGCCCGCTCCGCGGCCGCCTCGGCCACCGCACGGTCGCCGCGTCGGACCCGCAGCAGTGCCTGCGCGAAGTCGGCCTTCGACACCCGTGCGCCGAGCTGCCGGTACTCGTCGAGACGCGTCACCAACTCGTCCGGCTCCAGCAGGCCTGTGCCCCAGGTGGGCGTGGACAGCAGGAACGGCAGAGGCTCGGTGCGGATGCGGTACGCCACTTCCCAGATGCGGGCCTCGAAGGCCCGGGTGAGGGGGCTGTGGCCGCAGTCGCTGGTGACGGTCCCGCTGCGCAGGGCCTTGTGGAGCGTGGTCGTGAGCACCTTGCCCCGCAGCGTCGCCAGCAGGAGTTCGAGACCGTGCGCCGCGTTGATCAGGCCGTGGTGCCTGGTGAAGTAGTCGTCCGCGCTGTACGCGTAGGCCTGTTCCCGACCGTCCCACCAGCGGCGCGCCACGACGGGGTCGAGCGCCTCCAGCAGCACGTCCCGATCGCGGTACGCGTGCCGCACGAGTCCGTCGAGTGCCCGCTCGAACGCCGCCACGTCATCGTCGGACGCGAGCAACGCGCTGACTTCCTCGGCCAGTTCCTCCGCGGACTCGGGCGCGGGCGCGAGTCGCACGGGCTCCGGTGCGGGCGGCAGCACCTCCTCGTAAGGCACCGGCTCCGACGCCACGGAGGACACCCCCAGGCTCCGGGCGGCTCGCATCCGGAGTGTGGGGATCAACTGTGCGGCGGCGTAGCCGAGTTCCTCCCGTGTCTCGGCCCTACCGACCTTGCCCGCATGCCGTTCCACAAGCTTCAGTGCCCGCTCCTGCACGTCCGAGTCCTCGTGTCCGAAGGCCTGGGCGGCGGCGGGCAGCAGCTCATCGGCTGCGGATGCGTCGCGGGCGAGAACCTTGCCCAGCAGGACCAGCTGGGCGCGCACGAGCTTCTTCTCGGTGCGGAAGAGGACCGCGCCCGACATCTCGGCCAGTTGACGGGTGGTCAGTTCACCGTCCAGGGCCAGCGACGCCAGCACCGACTGGGCGTGCGCGGCCACGACGGACGCGGCTTCGGAAGCCAGGGCCAGCCACTCGGCCGTGTGCTCCCGCTCCTCGTCCCGGGTGAGTGCGAGGGTGCGCAGCATGCGCAGGAACACCCGGTGGTCGGCGGCCGGACCACCTCGCAACAGGCGGGCCAGGCATGCGTCGACCGTCGCCTTCCGGTCCAGGACGCCGTCGGTGGTGAGCGTCGCCAACGCCTCGGTCCAGCTGTTCGGACCCTCGTCCGCAGTCCATGCCAGACGGCTGCCGATGTCGGTCGTCTCGAAGAGCGCGGCCGCGAGGTGCGCGAGGTGCGGGTCCTTGCGCAGCCGGTCCAGGATCGTGTCACCGCGCTGCCACACATGGCCGATGTGCTCCACCCACCCGTGGGCATAGGCCTCCGTGGTCGGCACCGGGCAGCCGGAGAGCCGTACCAGTCCCGCCATCAGTTCGTACGGCACACGCGAGCTGGTCGGCCGCTCGGCCAGCCGGTGCGCCACGTCGCCGAGCCAGCCGGGGGACCGGTCGCCCAGGAGGTCGATCAGCACCCCGGGCGGAGCGGGCCACCAGCGCATGTCGGAGGCCGCCAGCCAACTCGCCACGCCGGCCGCACCGGTCTGGCAGGCGGTCCCCGCCGCATGCAGGGTGGGATAGGCGCTGCGGGCCTGCGCGGTCCACTGATCCGCCCTCAGCTCCTTGCGCAGCGCCTTCAACTCCGGGAAGACCGCCCGTCGTTCGGCAGCCGTCATCCCGTCCAGCAGGCTCACCACCTCGGCCGTCCGCCCGGCCCGGACCGCTTCCATCAGCGAACTCATCGCGCACCCCCGTCGACTCGTGCCATGTCCCGCTCCGCAGCGGCGATGCCCCGCCGCCGCACCATCCGCACCGCCAGCGCGTGCTTGCACGGCCCGCGCCCACCCCGGTACTTCGCCCACCACAGACAGCTGCAGCTGAGCACGCCCGCCGCGTCGCGCACCCGGTGCACATGCCCGTCCTCGGCCGTCACCGTCCCGACGGCGCCGTCCAGGGCGACCGCGCCCGCCGCCACCAGCGCCTGTGCCGAACGCAACCGCGGGTTGTGGCGCTCCACGCGCTCGGCGTCGTACGGCAGCTCCCGGTGGAAGTAGGCCGCCTCGGCCGTGTCGTATCCGACCCGCCCCGACGTGCCCAGGCGGACCAGCGCCGCCCGGACGCGCTCGGGCGTGAGCCCCGAGGCGGCGGACAGGTCGGCCACGTCGACGCGAGGCTCCCACGCGAGGAGTACCGCGATCAGCTCCGCGTCCTCGGCGGCCTCGTCCGCCGCCAGGGCGTCCAGGACACCGCCCTCGCCGGAGAAGCCGCGCGAGGCGTCGGGCGACAGCGTCAGGGTCAGCCGCATGCCCGGCAGGACCACCTCCCAGGCACTGGCCGTCGCGGCGGCGCCGCCCGTGACCGAAGGGCCGTAGACCCGCAGGGCCGTGGCATGCCTCAGCACCCGCTGGAGCGCGAGCAGCCGCTCGGGGCCGGGCAGGCACACCGCACCGGGCACCGCGCGCGTGGTCGGCCGCAGCCCGCTCCCCGAAGACACCACCCAGCGCGCGCCGATCGAGGCGCCCCGCGCCCCACCGCGCGGCAGCGCCCGCAGGAACCGCACCGCCTCCGCAGCCGGCAGCTCGGCCCGCAGGTCGAAGCCGGCCGCTATCACCTGCGCCTCTGCGAAGCCCCGCAGCCAGCGGTCGGGGAGCGGCACCTTCTTCTCCACGACCGGGCCGTCCAGCGTGGTCACGGCCAACTCCTGCGGACCGACCCGCAGATGGAGCGGATCGTCCGCGCCGATCCTCGACAGGGCCTCGCGCAGGGGGTTGTTGACATCGACGTTCGTCGTGCCGTGTCCCACCTCGCCGCCGTCCAGGCCCGACTCCAGCACGTCCAGGCGGGCGTACACCCCGCAGCAGCCGGAGAAGGACTCGAAGCGCAGCCGGTCGCCGTTCCCCGTCACCACCGGGTCGAGAGAGGCGCGCAACTGCCGCTGGTAGTACCGCGCCGCCGCCACGTCGGCCACCGCGAGCAGCCCGGCGGAGGCCACCTGAGGAGACGTCAGGAAGCCTGCGAAGAACCGCGGATGGTCCTCCACGCCCGAGGGCGTCGCACCCCGTGAGGTCTCGAGCCCCAGGCGCTGTCCGTCCGCGGCGGACTCCAGCACGGAGGGTTGGCAATAGGCCACGGCCTGCAAAGATCGCGTCATGGAAAAACCGTAGAGGCGACCACTGACAATCGACCCTGACCTGCGAAAACAGCGTCTGGGGTGGGGAGTACGACCGTGCCGCGCCCCGGGGGATGACGCCGGTGCGCGGCACGGATTCCAGGCTAAGGCCTCCCGGCCACGGGAGTTACTGACCGACCCGGCCCGGCTGCAGGACCTGTGTGAACAGCACGGTGCCGTCGGACTCGCGCAGCCGCACCGTCAGTTCGCCGCTGCCGCCGTCGATGTCGACCTCGCCGAAGAACTGGTAGCCGCCGGCGGGCGAGACGTTCGCGGTCGTCGGCGCCTTGATGAACACCCGGTCCGGACCGAAGGTGTTGTCCAGGGTGTTCGCCGGGAACGCGCCCGCGTTGAGCGGGCCGGAGACGAACTCCCAGAAGGGCTCGAAGTCGGTGAACGCGGCCCGCGACGGCTGGTAGTGCTGGGCCGACGTGTAGTGCACGTCGGCGGTCAGCCACACGGTGCCGGTGATCCTGCGGTGCTTGATGAAGCGCAGCAGCTCGGCGATCTGCAGCTCCCGCCCGAGCGGAGCTCCCGGGTCGCCCTGCGCCACGGCTTCGACGTTCGGCTTGCCGTCGCCGGTGTCCGGTACCACCAGGCCCAGCGGCATGTCGGAGGCGATGACCTTCCACACCGCCCGCGAGCGGGACAGCTCGCGCTTGAGCCACCTCAGCTGCTCGGCGCCGAGGATGCCCTGCGCGTCGGTGGCCTGGTCGTCCGTCGAGTTGGCGTTGCGGTAGGTGCGCATGTCCAGCACGAACACGTCCAGCAGCGGACCGTGGTTGACCACCCGGTACACGCGGCCGTCGGGGCGGCGCAGGGTGGAGATGGGGAAGTACTCCGAGAACGCCTGCCGGGCGCGTGTGGCCAGGACGTCGACGTTCTTCTCGGTGTAGCGGGAGTCGGCGAGGATCTCGCCGGGGTACCAGTTGTTGGTGACCTCGTGGTCGTCCCACTGGATGATCGACGGAACCTGCGCGTTGAAGCGCTTGAGGTTGTCGTCGAGCAGGTTGTAGCGGAAGTTGCCGCGGAACTCGGCCAGGGTCTCGGCGACCTTGGACTTCTCCTCGGTGGTGATGTTCCGCCAAGTGCTGCCGTCGGGCAGCGCGACCGACGCCGTGATCGGGCCGTCGGCGTAGATGTTGTCGCCGCTGCAGAGGAAGAAGTCCGGGTCCAGCGCCGCCATCGCGTTGTAGATCCGGTAGCCGCCGAACTCCGGGTTGATGCCCCAGCCCTGCCCTGCGAGGTCGCCCGACCACACGAAGCGCACCCCGTCGCGCCGCCGCGCGGAGGCCGTACGGAACGTGCCGGAGACCGGCTCACCGGTGCGGCGCGGGTCGTCCGGGTCGGCGAGCAGCACGCGGTAGTGGATCTGCTCGCCGGACGGCAGTCCGCGCAGCCGGGTCGTGCCGGTGAAGTCCGTGTCCGCGCCGAGCAGCGGGCCGTGCCATCTGTGCGGTGTGCGGAACGACTCGGTCGCGGACGTCTCGACGATCATCCGGGCCGGACGGTCGGACCGCACCCACACCAGCCCCGAGTCGCAGGTCACGTCGCCCGTCTGGACGCCCCAGCCCGCCTTGGGACGCCCCGACAGGGCGAACGCCGGTGCCGAGCCGAGTGCCGTGGGCAGGGTGAGCGCCGCCGAAGCGGCGAGCGAGCCGCGCAGAACGCTGCGCCGGCCCGGGGACGGACGGTGTGACATGAAGGCCTCCAGAGGCGGGATCCGGCCAGTGTGCAGTGCCACAACTACTGGTGCGCCGCAGCGCACACGGAAACCACAAGTGAACAACCGACCGCATCCGCAAGGGAACCGGCGTGCCGGGTGCAGTGCCGGTGCAGTGCCGATCAGCGCGGACCTGCGACGACCGCCTCCGCCATGAGCCGTACACCCGCCCGGATCCGCGTCGGCGACAAATGCGCGTAGCCCAGGACCAGCCGCACACCCGGCCGGCCCTCCTCCCCGGCACGCGCGTGTGCGTAGTCCGTCAGAGGCCGCACCGCCACCCCGGCCGCGGCCACGCGCGCGAGGAACCGCTCCTGGGGCCCGTACCGCTCCGGCAGCGCGGCGATGACGTGCAGGCCCGCGGCGATCCCGGTCACCTCCGCGCCCGGGAAGTGCTCCTCCAGGGCGGATACGAGGGTGTCGCGGCGCTCCCGGTACGCGCGCTGGCACCGGCGCAGCTGGCGGTCGTAGTCGCCGCGCTCCAGGAACCGGGCGAACAGCGCCTGATCGAGGGTGGGATGGCCGAGATCCATGGTCCGCTTGCGCTCGACGACATCCTCGGCCAGCGCCTCCGGCACGAGCAGCCAGCCGAGCCGGAGGCCCGGTGCGAGGGACTTGCTGACCGATCCCGCGTACGCGACGCGCTCGGGGTCGAGCCCCTGGAGCGCGCCGACGGGCGCACGGTCGTACCGGAAGTCGCCGTCGTAGTCGTCCTCCAGGACGAATCCGTCGACGGACCGCGCCCAGTCGAGCAGTTCGGCACGGCGACGCGCCGAGTAGGCGATGCCGGTGGGGAACTGGTGCGCCGGGGTCGTGACGACGGACCGTACGCCGGACTCCCGCAACGGTCCGACGGCGAGCCCCTCGTCGTCCAGCGGCAGCGGCACGGTGGTCACCCCCGCTGCCGCGTAGAGCGCTTCGTGCTGTGGGCTCCCGGGATTCTCCACGCCCACTTCGCGCATCCCGCGCGCGTGCAGCACGAACCCGAGCAGGGTCGTCGCCTGCGCCACCCCGGACACGACCACGATGCGCTCGGGGTCCGCGACCACGCCCCGGCGGCGCGCCAGCAGTTCGGCCAGCGCCGTACGCAGCCGGGGCACCCCGCGCGGGTCGGGATAGCCGAGTTCGGCGTGCGGCAGCTCGGCCAGCACGCCGCGCTGCGCGGCAGCCCACGCCGCGCGCGGGAACAGGGACATGTCCGGTGTCCCGGGTACGAAGTCGGCGTGGGGGCCGGTGGCGCGTGGAGCGAGATCACGCGCGCGTGGCCGGGCGGACCGTACGGCACTGCCCACCCAGGTTCCGGCACCCCGGCCGCTGCGCAGATAGCCCTCCGCCGTCAGCTGCTCGTACGCCTCGGTGATCAGCCCGCGCGACACACCGAGGTCGGCCGCGAGATCCCGGCTCGACGGCAGCCGGGTGTCCGGCGCCAGCCGCCCCGACCGCACCGCCTCACGCAGCGCCGCCTGCAGCGAACGCCCACGCGCGCGTGCCGGCGCCGACGCGGCAGGCAGCAGCAACTCCCAGGCCGCGGAGTCCACGGGAGGCTGCGGGCCACCTGGGGTCGGCGCCGCGGAGGGCTGCGCCCGCCCGCTAAGGCCGCTCGCCCGCACCGAGCAACCGTCTGCCGAGGCCTCCGAGGCGTCCGTGGCGTGTCGTGCCGCCCTCCCGGCCGGATTGGTCTGCGATGGCGTCATGAAAGTGGACCTTAATCCGGACCGCTGCGCTTCCTACCGTCGCTGCCATGAAAGCCACCACCGCGCGCGGAGCCCTGCTCGCCGCGTTCGCCTGCGTCCTCGTCGGGGGATCCTTCACCGCCAACAGCCTCCTCGGCGACTACCCGTACGCCGGCGGCCAGTTCCTGCGCTACGCCCTCGCCTGCCTCCTGCTGATCCCGCTGGCCGGGCGTGGTGCCACGGCCCGGCTGCGCGCGCTCGCGGCCCGTCAGTGGGCCCGCCTCGTAGTACTCGCCGCCGTCGGCATGGTCGGCTTCAACCTGGCTGTGATCGCCGCCGAGCGCACGGCCGAACCGGCGGTTCCCGGAGTCTTCGTCGGCTGCGCGCCCGTGGTCGTGGCCGTGGTCGTCCCCCTGCTGGACAAGCGCCGCCCCCAACGGACCGTCCTCTACGGGGCGTTGTTGGTCGCGACGGGCGCGGTCACGGTCCAGGGCTGGGGGCGTACGGACGGCGCCGGCATCGCCTTCTCCGCCTGTGCGCTGGTCGGCGAGGTCGGTTTCGCCGTCCTGGCCGTGCCCGTGCTGCGCCCGCTGGGCCCGCGGCTGCTGTCCGCCGCGGTGTGCGGTGTCGCGGCGGTCGAGTCCGCGGCGGCCGGACTGCTCCTGGACGGCACCGCGTGGCTGCGCCGGCCAGACACCACCGAGGCGGCCGCTCTGCTGTGGCAGGCGGTGGTCGTGACCGTGGTCGGCTTCGTGTGCTGGTACATGGGCATGCAGCGGATCGGCGCCGAGCGCGCCACGCTCTTCTCCGGCCTCATCCCGGTGGCCGCCGCCTGCACCGCCCCGCTCGTCGGAACCGGCTCCTACGGCGCCGTACAGGCGCTGGGGAGCGCCCTGGTCGGCGCCGGAGTCGCCCTGGGGTCGGGCGCGTTGGCGCGCGCCCCGCGTGGGTCAGCGGCTGCCGTCGAGGATGACGCGCGCGACCAGGGCCGGGTCGTCGTTCATGGGGCAGTGGCCGCAGCCGGGCAGCCTGACGAGGCGCGCCCGGGGGATGATCTGCTTGGCGCGCACGCCCTGGCGGCGCACGAGCAGCCGGTCCCTGGTGCCCCAGGCCACGGTGACCGGGATCCCGGGGATGTCGTCGGTGAACCGGACGGCCCGGCCGGCGTCGAGGGTCTGGTCGAAGCCCGTGGCCCGCGCCAGCGCCAGGGTCTCGGCGACCACGGCGTCGGGTGACCGGCGGCCGGGACGGGCGTAGATCGTGCTCGTCAGGACCGTACGGCCGGCCGCCGACCGGGACAGCTGCTCCACCAGCGGCAGCGGCAACCGGCGGGAGATCTGCCGCATCGCGAGCAGCACGCCGAAGGCGTAACGCCGCTCGGCCTCCGCCCAGAACCCGGCCGGGGAGAGGGCGGTGACGGACCGCACGAGCTTCTCGCGGCCGAGTTCGAGTGCGATCAGGCCGCCCAGCGAGTTGCCCACCACATGCGGCCGGTCGAGTTCCATGGCCTCGCACAAGGCACCGAAGACGGCCGTCGTCGTCGCCAGGTCGTAGGAGAGGGCGTTCGGCAGGCCCGGGGACGTTCCGAAGCCGGGCAGGTCCACGGAGATCACATCGCGCTCGGTCGCGAGGATGTCGATCACCGGTTCCCAGACCTGCCGGTGATGCCCGATCCCGTGCAGCAGGAGCAGCGGTTCGCCGCTGCCCACGCGCGTGTAGTCGACGCTCACGCTCTGCGGGCCGTGGGGAGAGGCGACCTGGAAGGAGACGGTGGCGGACATGGGGTTGCTCCTTGGCTGGGACACGCTGACGGACGGCCGTAGACAGCTTGTCAGCAATTGCTACCGACGGGTAGACCCTGACCGTCGCGGACACCGGGCTCGCGTGCTCCCCAACGCGCCCTGCGCCCCCCGAGGTTGAACGACACGGGGTGGAGGGGGTCGATTTCGCCTGGACACGGCCGGACGCGTCGGCTGGGATGGAGCGGTGACCACCGACACCGAGACCGACGTCTTCGAAGAGCACCGCCCCGTCCTCCTGGGGGTCGCCTACCGCATGCTCGGCCGTGTGGCCGACGCGGAGGACGTGGTGCAGGAGGCCTGGCTGCGCTGGTCGGGCGCCGAGCGGTCCGAGGTGCGCGAACCGCGCGCCTACCTGGTGCGCATCACGACCCGGCTCGCCATCGACCGACTGCGCCAGGTCAAGGCGCGAGGCGAGACCTACGTCGGTCCCTGGCTGCCGGAGCCGTACGTCACCGCCTTCGGGGACGCCGTCCCGGACACCGCCGAGCGGGCCGTCCTCGCCGATTCCGTCTCCCTCGCCGTGCTCGTCGTCCTGGAGTCGCTGTCACCGCTGGAGCGGGCGGTGTTCGTCCTCAGGGAGGCCTTCGGCTACCCCTACGCCGAGATCGCCGCCATGCTCGACCGCGGCGAGGCGGCGGTGCGCCAGCTGGCCGGGCGGGCCCGCAAGCATGTCGACGAGCGGCGGCCGCGGTACGAGGTCGACCCCGCCCAGCGACGCGATCTCACCGAAAGGTTCCTGGCCGCGGCGGCGGAGGGAGACCTGGAGGGCCTGATGTCGCTGCTTGCCCCGGACGTCCGTCTCGTCGGCGACAGCGGCGGCAAGGCCAAGGCGCCGGTACGCGTCCTGGAGACGGCCGACAAGGTCGGGCGCTTCCTCGTGGGCGTCACCCGGAACGGCGTCCCCGATGTCACCTTCCGGTTCCTGGAGATCAACGGTGGCCCCGCGGTGCTGGTGCGGTCCGGCGACAAGCCCGACAGCGTCTTCCAACTGGACGTCCTGGACGGGCAGATCCAGTCGGTCTACATCATCCGCAACCCCGACAAGCTGACGTCGCTGGCGACGGCGTAGCTCTCACCGCCCCGTCCCGGCGGTGGCGGCGCGAGCCGTCCCGTGAACGTTCCCGGCGATTGGTATTGACCAAGGGTGAGGGCCGCCCTATGGTCGCAGATAAGTGCAACAACCTTTAATAAACAAGGGCGCTAAAACGCCGACGGGCCACGGCGATTGCGGAGGACAGGGTGGGGACCACGCAGCTGGAAACGGTGCCGGAACCGAAGTACTGGCATCTGAGGACCGTGCTCAGTGAGGCACTGGACTCCGAGTTCACCGTTGGCGAGATTCTGCCCAACGAACGCGACCTGGCAGCCCGCTTCGGCGTCGCCAGGGCCACGCTCCGGCAGGCCCTGGAACAGCTCGAACTGGAAGGCAGGCTGCAGCGCCGCCGCGGTGTCGGTACGACTGTCGCGCCGCCGCGCGTGGGCGTGTCCGTCGGGGGCGAGCAGCACGCCTGGCCGGGGGCGACCGACGACGTCTGGCAGCCCGCGGACTGCGCACTGGCGGCGCCGCCCGCGTCCGTCGCGGACGCCCTGGAGAGCGGCCGGGACGAGGCGGTGCACACCGTGCGCCGCTCCCGCGTCACGCACGGCCAGCCCGTCGCCGCCGAACTGCTCTACATCCCGCAGTCCTCGGTGCCCGACCTCTCCGCCATCGACGCCCCGGCCGGAGCGGCACGCGCGCGTGCCGTGCTGCGCGAGCTGCAGCGCCTGGAGCTGGAGGGCCAGGACAGCGCCGTCGAGCTGGGCTCGGCACGCGCGGACGACGCCAAGGAGCTGGACCGCCTCCCGGGAGCGCCCGTCCTCGTCGTGACCACCCGCTACCTCGCCGACGGCCGCACCGCCGTGCTCTCCGTCGCCACGTACCGCGCGGACACCTGCCGGCTGACCTTCGGCGACTCCGGCGGCGTGGAGATCCACCAGGGCCCGGAGCGCCAGGCGTCCTGACCGTCGTACCGGCACATGCTCGCGCCCTGGATCGACTCCGGGGCGCGGCGCGTTGAGTGGCGCGGAGGTCGCGCCGCTGCCTGCCGGTGGCGCGCCGGCCCTGTGCCTGACCGGATGACCGTCAGCGTCGCCCCGTGACAGTCCCCTCGACCGCGAACAGCTGCTCCTCGACATGGTCGAGAGCGAGCCGCAGCGCGCCGGTCGCCACGGCGGCTTCGCCGAGGAGGGACAGCGCGACCTTCGGCGGACGCAGGCAGTAGCGGGCCAGCTCGCGGCGCAGCGGCTCCAGTACGCCGTCCAGGCCGGCCGCCCAGCCGCCGACGACGACCAGCTCGGGGTCGAGAGCCAGGACGAGCGCGGCCACGTCGTGGACGAGGCGCTGAATGAAGCGATCGACGGCCGCGAGGGCCTGTTGGTCGCCGTCGCGGGCCTGGGCGAACACCTTGGCGACGGCGTGCTCGTCCAGGGGGCGCAGGGGCTCGTCCGTGGTCGACAGCAGCGTTTCAGGTGTCGCCTCGCGGCCCAGCAGATGCAGCGCGCCGATCTCACCGGCCGCGCCGCCGAAGCCCCGGTGCAGCTGACCGCCGATCAGCGAACCGGCGCCGGGGCTCAGCCCGGCCAGGACGAACACCACGTCGTCGGACTCGGTGGCGGAGCCCTTCCAGTGCTCGGCAACGGCCGCCGCGTTGGCGTCGTTCTCCACCAGGACCGGGCACTTGAAGGAACGGCTCAGCCGCTCGCCCAGCCTGAGCCCCGTCCACTCGGGCAGCGCGGCGCCCAGCCGCACGGTCCCGTCCGCCTCGACGATGCCCGGCGTCGCGACCCCGACAGCCCGCAGCGAGCTGCGCGCCACACCGGCCCTGCGCAGCAGCTCGACCACGCCCGTACGCACCCGATCGAGGCGCTCGTCGGCCGGAGCCGTCTCGTCGACGTCCTTGGCGATGGCGCCGAGAATCCGGCCGTCCAGGTCGGCAAGGAGCGCGGCGACCCGATGCGATCCGATCTCCACGCCGAGCAGGTGACCGGCCTCGGCCCGGAACCGGAACCGGCGCGCGGGCCGGCCCTGGCGCCGCACGACACTCTCGTCGGCCGCCTTCTCGACGACGTACCCCGCCTCGATGAGCCCCTCGACGACGCCCTCGACGGTGGGCCGGGACAGCCCGGTCACCCGGGTGATCTCCGTCAGCGTGGCGGCGTCCGTGGCACGCAGCGCGTGCAGCACCACCGCGGAGTTGATCCTTCGCAGCAGCGAGGGATCCCCGCCGGTCAGTGGCCCCAACGTCCGTCCTCCCAGCTCGTGCGCATGTTGGGCGGATGGTACTCGCAGTGGCGAACCCGGGCGAGTGTCGGGCACCCCCGAACCTACTGGTCGGTCCGCCCGACTGTCCTCGCCCCGGTCCGGGAGCGGGCTCACCCCGGCGCCACGAACCCCGACTCGTAAGCCGTGATCACCGCCTGCGTGCGATCCCGCGCCCCCAGTTTGGCCAGGACGGCGCTCACATGGGACTTCACCGTCTCCGTCCCGACCACCAGCCGGGCCGCGATCTCCGCGTTCGACAGTCCGCGTGCCATCAGCCGCAGCACCTCGGCCTCCCGCTCGGTCAGCCGGGCCCGCTCCAGCACCGCGCGCGCCGCCCGGTTGCCGCCGTCGTCGCCGTACTGTGCGGCCAGCTGCCGCACCGACGCGGGGAAAAGCAGCGACTCGCCCTCGGCGACCAGCCGCACCGCGTGCACGATCTCGGCAGGCCGGGCCCGCTTCAGCAGGAACCCGTCGGCACCGGCCCGCAGCGCCTCGTACACGTACTCGTCGTTCT is a window from the Streptomyces sp. NBC_00299 genome containing:
- the pdxR gene encoding MocR-like pyridoxine biosynthesis transcription factor PdxR, translating into MDSAAWELLLPAASAPARARGRSLQAALREAVRSGRLAPDTRLPSSRDLAADLGVSRGLITEAYEQLTAEGYLRSGRGAGTWVGSAVRSARPRARDLAPRATGPHADFVPGTPDMSLFPRAAWAAAQRGVLAELPHAELGYPDPRGVPRLRTALAELLARRRGVVADPERIVVVSGVAQATTLLGFVLHARGMREVGVENPGSPQHEALYAAAGVTTVPLPLDDEGLAVGPLRESGVRSVVTTPAHQFPTGIAYSARRRAELLDWARSVDGFVLEDDYDGDFRYDRAPVGALQGLDPERVAYAGSVSKSLAPGLRLGWLLVPEALAEDVVERKRTMDLGHPTLDQALFARFLERGDYDRQLRRCQRAYRERRDTLVSALEEHFPGAEVTGIAAGLHVIAALPERYGPQERFLARVAAAGVAVRPLTDYAHARAGEEGRPGVRLVLGYAHLSPTRIRAGVRLMAEAVVAGPR
- a CDS encoding alpha/beta fold hydrolase, with the protein product MSATVSFQVASPHGPQSVSVDYTRVGSGEPLLLLHGIGHHRQVWEPVIDILATERDVISVDLPGFGTSPGLPNALSYDLATTTAVFGALCEAMELDRPHVVGNSLGGLIALELGREKLVRSVTALSPAGFWAEAERRYAFGVLLAMRQISRRLPLPLVEQLSRSAAGRTVLTSTIYARPGRRSPDAVVAETLALARATGFDQTLDAGRAVRFTDDIPGIPVTVAWGTRDRLLVRRQGVRAKQIIPRARLVRLPGCGHCPMNDDPALVARVILDGSR
- a CDS encoding RNA polymerase sigma-70 factor codes for the protein MTTDTETDVFEEHRPVLLGVAYRMLGRVADAEDVVQEAWLRWSGAERSEVREPRAYLVRITTRLAIDRLRQVKARGETYVGPWLPEPYVTAFGDAVPDTAERAVLADSVSLAVLVVLESLSPLERAVFVLREAFGYPYAEIAAMLDRGEAAVRQLAGRARKHVDERRPRYEVDPAQRRDLTERFLAAAAEGDLEGLMSLLAPDVRLVGDSGGKAKAPVRVLETADKVGRFLVGVTRNGVPDVTFRFLEINGGPAVLVRSGDKPDSVFQLDVLDGQIQSVYIIRNPDKLTSLATA
- a CDS encoding GntR family transcriptional regulator; the encoded protein is MGTTQLETVPEPKYWHLRTVLSEALDSEFTVGEILPNERDLAARFGVARATLRQALEQLELEGRLQRRRGVGTTVAPPRVGVSVGGEQHAWPGATDDVWQPADCALAAPPASVADALESGRDEAVHTVRRSRVTHGQPVAAELLYIPQSSVPDLSAIDAPAGAARARAVLRELQRLELEGQDSAVELGSARADDAKELDRLPGAPVLVVTTRYLADGRTAVLSVATYRADTCRLTFGDSGGVEIHQGPERQAS
- a CDS encoding ROK family protein is translated as MGPLTGGDPSLLRRINSAVVLHALRATDAATLTEITRVTGLSRPTVEGVVEGLIEAGYVVEKAADESVVRRQGRPARRFRFRAEAGHLLGVEIGSHRVAALLADLDGRILGAIAKDVDETAPADERLDRVRTGVVELLRRAGVARSSLRAVGVATPGIVEADGTVRLGAALPEWTGLRLGERLSRSFKCPVLVENDANAAAVAEHWKGSATESDDVVFVLAGLSPGAGSLIGGQLHRGFGGAAGEIGALHLLGREATPETLLSTTDEPLRPLDEHAVAKVFAQARDGDQQALAAVDRFIQRLVHDVAALVLALDPELVVVGGWAAGLDGVLEPLRRELARYCLRPPKVALSLLGEAAVATGALRLALDHVEEQLFAVEGTVTGRR
- a CDS encoding response regulator transcription factor; this encodes MPVTVLLVDDEPLVRAGLRAVLEAQPDIEVVGEAADGAAVIPLVRQLRPDVVAMDVRMPLLDGIEATRAVLRTVDEPPKILVVTTFENDEYVYEALRAGADGFLLKRARPAEIVHAVRLVAEGESLLFPASVRQLAAQYGDDGGNRAARAVLERARLTEREAEVLRLMARGLSNAEIAARLVVGTETVKSHVSAVLAKLGARDRTQAVITAYESGFVAPG